The following coding sequences lie in one Oryctolagus cuniculus chromosome 7, mOryCun1.1, whole genome shotgun sequence genomic window:
- the PRPF38B gene encoding pre-mRNA-splicing factor 38B, with protein sequence MANNSPALTGNSQPQHQAAAAAAQQQQQCGGGGGATKPAVSGKQGNVLPLWGNEKTMNLNPMILTNILSSPYFKVQLYELKTYHEVVDEIYFKVTHVEPWEKGSRKTAGQTGMCGGVRGVGTGGIVSTAFCLLYKLFTLKLTRKQVMGLITHTDSPYIRALGFMYIRYTQPPTDLWDWFESFLDDEEDLDVKAGGGCVMTIGEMLRSFLTKLEWFSTLFPRIPVPVQKNIDQQIKTRPRKIKKDGKEGTEEIDRHVERRRSRSPRRSLSPRRSPRRSRSRSHHREGHGSSSFDRELEREKERQRLEREAKEREKERRRSRSIDRGLERRRSRSRERHRSRSRSRDRKGDRRDRDREREKENERGRRRDRDYDKERGTDREKERERSRERSKEQRSRSEVEEKKHKEDKDDRRHRDDKKDSKKEKKHSRSRSRERKHRSRSRSRNAGKRSRSRSKEKSSKHKNESKEKSNKRSRSGSQGRTDSVEKSKKREHSPSKEKSRKRSRSKERSHKRDHGDSKDQSDKHDRGRSQSIERESQEKQHKNKDETV encoded by the exons ATGGCTAACAACAGCCCGGCGCTGACAGGCAACTCGCAGCCGCAGCACCAGGCGGCCGCGGCCGcggcccagcagcagcagcagtgcggcggcggcggcggcgccacGAAGCCGGCCGTCTCGGGCAAGCAGGGCAATGTGCTGCCGCTGTGGGGCAACGAGAAGACCATGAACCTCAACCCCATGATCCTGACCAACATCCTGTCGTCGCCTTACTTCAAAGTGCAGCTCTACGAGCTCAAGACCTACCACGAGGTGGTGGACGAGATCTACTTTAAG GTCACACATGTTGAACCATGggagaaaggaagcaggaaaacAGCAGGCCAGACCGGGATGTGCGGAGGG GTTCGAGGTGTTGGAACAGGAGGAATTGTTTCTACAGCATTTTGTctgttatataaattatttactttGAAGTTAACGCGCAAGCAAGTGATGGGTCTAATaacacacacagactcaccaTATATTAGAGCCCTTGGATTTATGTATATAAG GTATACACAGCCACCCACAGATCTATGGGACTGGTTTGAATCCTTCCTTGATGATGAAGAG GACCTAGATGTGAAGGCTGGTGGAGGCTGTGTAATGACCATTGGAGAAATGCTGCGATCTTTTCTTACAAAACTGGAGTGGTTTTCTACCTTGTTTCCAAGAATTCCAGTTCCCGTTCAGAAGAATATTGATCAACAGATTAAAACTCGACctagaaaaatcaagaaagatgGGAAGGAAGGGACTGAGGAAATAGACAGACATGTTGAACGCAGACGTTCAAG GTCTCCAAGGAGATCGCTGAGTCCACGGAGGTCCCCAAGAAGATCAAGAAGTAGAAGTCATCATCGAGAGGGCCACGGGTCTTCTAGTTTTGatagagaattagagagagagaaagaacggcAACGACTAGAGCGTGAAgccaaagaaagggagaaagaaaggcgAAGATCCCGAAGTATCGATCGGGGGTTGGAACGCAGGCGTAGCAGGAGTAGAGAAAGGCATAGAAGTCGCAGTCGAAGTCGTGATAGGAAAGGGGACAGAAGGGACAGGGAtcgggaaagagagaaagaaaatgagagaggtAGAAGACGAGATCGAGACTATGATAAGGAAAGAGGGACTGACcgagaaaaggaaagggaacgGTCAAGAGAACGGTCCAAGGAACAGAGAAGTAGGAGTGAGGTAGAAGAGAAGAAACATAAAGAAGACAAAGATGACAGGCGGCATAGAGATGACAAAAAAGAttccaagaaagagaaaaaacacagCAGAAGTAGAAGCAGGGAAAGGAAGCACAGAAGTAGGAGTAGAAGTAGAAATGCAGGGAAACGAAGTAGAAGCAGGAGCAAAGAAAAATCaagtaaacataaaaatgaaagtaaagaaaaatcaaataaacgAAGTAGAAGTGGCAGTCAAGGAAGAACTGACAGtgttgaaaaatcaaagaaacggGAACATAGTCCCAgcaaagaaaaatctagaaagcGTAGCAGAAGCAAAGAACGTTCCCACAAACGAGATCACGGTGATAGTAAGGACCAGTCAGACAAACACGATCGTGGAAGGAGCCAAAGTATAGAACGAGAGAGCCaagaaaaacaacataaaaacaaagatgagactgtgtga